ATCCATCGTTAAATTCAGTGACATCACTCGGAAATGCTACTTTTTGAGTAAATGATTTATTGACCCACTCTGCAGAAAGAACATGCTCATTGTTCCATTTTCCTTTATTTCGATAGAGTAATCCAATTTTTAGTAAGTCTCTTGAAGTAATTCTTAAGCCCGAAGGAGCAGCAAATTCATCTGCACCATTATAAGCAGAGTACTTATTCCATTCAAATTTTTCAATTCCAAGTGGAAGAAATAAATGCTCATTCACAAATCGATCTAATGTAGTGTTTGAAGAACGTTCAATAATTTCCGCAAGTACCTGGGTAGCTCCACCATTGTAGTTAAAATTCACTCCTGGTGAATCATCTAATAGTTTACTCAATACATATGTTACAGGATTCTCGCTGTAGGTCATTTGAATTTCATCGTTTTCTGGATTGTTATAAGGAACATCTTCGTTCCAAGCCAAACCAGTAGTCATGGTTAAGAAATGCTCAATTGTCCATTGGGATTTTTCCTCATTAAATTCTATTTCAGGGAAAAAATCAGCTATCTTTTGATCTACTCCTTTTATTATTTTTTGATCTATTGCAATGCCAATGCACGCTGATACAATACTTTTGGAAATGCTCCGAACATCATGAAGGGTAGTGTCTGTATGGTGTACAATGCCAATATCATTTCCATAGTTCTGATCACTTCCTGAGAAATACTTCTCGTAAATTAATGAACCGTCCTTAATCACAAGTAGGCTATGGATATTTGGATAAAATTGGGAACGTATTTTTTTTGTTAGATCATTTAATATCGCAGTATCTATTCCAACCTCAGTAGGAGACAATAATGGGATTTCAGGTTCAGAATGGACAATATTAGTAGCCTGTTTTGACTTATTTCCTGAACACCCAACGAGTACTATTAAAATTAGGAGTCCTTGTCTCATAGTGGTGAATGATTCTCGCTAACGCCTGTGTATGGCGCTGTGTGCGCCCCACTGGCTAATAGCACTAAAATAGTGAATCTGCCGGTGCTCACAAAGTATCTAAGAGGCAGTGCGTTCATAAGATAAAAACTCCTGCGAACTGAGTCTAGCAGAAAGCACAGAAGTTTCCTCAGCGGCAGATTCACGGTCAAGTTTCACTGAAACTGGCAAAACCCTCAGTTCGCACATGCGTCCATACACAATGTTAGATTGCGTTTTCGCCCTGTCTGCAGGCTAGGAAGTAACTATATTTTTCAAAGTTGAATTGGAGTTCAGCAGCTCCGTTCAGATGTTGAAAGTTGTCCGAGTTCAGTTCGTATCCATTGTACATTAAGGGATCATCAGTTGGTGGGTTGAATACAGCTTTTATGTCCTCCAGGTTGAAATGTGCCAGTGTGAGTTCACCAGCCAATCTCTCATCGGAGTGGTTGAAAAGTTCAATAGTTCGTTCGCTCAAATTCCAGTCATCTCCGTCTTCATAAACGAATCCTTTTGAATGGAGAAGTTCGAGCGTTTCCCTCAGTTCGTCAGTTGATATTAGATCGCGATTCTTAAAATCAATGTACTCTTGAATTTGTTGAACCGTTGATTTGGGTTGAGATGTAAGACTTCCTAGAATCCAATCAGAAGTTGTAATTCGCTCAGTTGCCAAGTTCTTCTTTAAGGCTGAGAGTCGGCCAGCAGATAAGCCGTATTTCTTGGCGAGTTGGTTAAGAGTTAGGGTTGAAGTGAATGTGAGTTTTGCAATCTCCTTTTCAGCTTCTTTGTTCAAGGTTATCTTCATCTTCGCTGTGAATGCAATCTAACAACCGGCTAACATAATGTGTGTTATCCACTATATGTCACGCGGTTGTTTCACAAATCTAGTTGATTTTTAATGTTGACCAACCTCGAAGATCTAAAGTATATTTCACTTCTTTCTATCATGTTTGAATTGACTCTAAAATAGGGCTATCCAGTTAGTGTACCATGTTTTTATGTTGAAACCGAAAGGCTTCAGGTCTTACTCACCACCAGATAGTAAAGTGTAAATAAAAAGAAATTCAAACCAGTAGGGTTGTTTATAAACGTGTAGATACGTTTATAAACGTTTAAATACACGCTTAATTACAACTTAGAGAAACAAAAAAGGATCGACAATTTGCCGATCCTATCATTATGCGGTAGCGACCTTAAGCATCTACCAGTTGAGTTTGTTGTTCTTTATGAATGAGTCTCGAGATTCGGCCTTCGATGTTTACATATGCTCGTACCTGATCTGTAGCTATATCCGCTACGATGATCTGCCCGATTTCGTCAGTAAACGCCGCATACAGCTCCATCTTCAACATCGCTTCACACTGTTTGGCGTTGTCGTCCGTCGGCGTGAGGTAATGCACCGTGTCGCACTGATACCGGTTGATGATGAACAAATGCATCAAGGTCATCAGGCGCTTTTGTCTCAGATTCTCTCTGAACATGTTCTGATCTCTAATCGACAATATCTGCCGCTTATTTCGGTCCGTCACTGAAGTGAATACCAAATTGGCCACTTTGTCTTCTCCTACTGCGAGAGACAATTCCATCACTGTTGATCCCGGTTTGTGAGGTCTCAGTTTTACTTGAATCTTATCCTTGATTTTGTAAAACTCGGACCACTCAGCAATCCACTGATCGAGTAGAGTAGTCGGTAGCTCTGTTTGCTTCAAGTGCTGAAACTGTGTCGAACCTTTGCCCATGGCTTTGGTAGTAGCCGTTCGGCCAGAGCTTGCCGCCAAGGCGCTGTCCAATCTCGGCCCACCTACATGTGACTGCGGCGTTTTGTATGGAGAGTCCAATAGTCTCAGTTTGCGCTGAACGCGTGCGAGCGCCAGCATACCTTCGGTCTGTAGTGAATTCGCAAATTCGTCAGAAGCTAGCCCATCGATCTGGTGACCACCATAGGTAATGAAATTAAACACAAAACCTAGTTTCCCTAATTCGGAGGGGAATTTGGACATTTCTTCCTCGGTCATGCCTGTGGTATCCCAGTTGAATGAAGGCGATAGATTGTAGGCGAGCATTTTGTCTGGATACACTTCGTGAATGGCCTCAGCAAATTTACGTGCGTCTTCCAAGTCTGCTGTCTTAGTTTCCATCCATAATAAATCAGCATACGGGGCAACCGCCAATGATTTGGCTATGGCGAACGGTATGCCGCCTTTAGCCTGATAGTAGCCTTCTGGTGTTCGTGCCAGATCGCAGTCCCACTTTACATGCGCACCAATTTCATCTGCTTTTTTGCGTGCCTGACTCAAAGAAGCCGTAGCGGCAAACTGTAGCCACTCTTGATGGCACATCCCGAATTCCTCCCCTTCTTTGCTGCATTCTTCGATGTGATTGGCCACTGCACAGCGGAAGGTGGTTACGCCGGCGTCGGCTTCCCAGAATTTTACAAATTCGGCAGAGATCTGATCATAAGCCGGCTCAAATCTACTGGCATCATCACTGATCAATTCGTCTTTTAATTGAGTCAGGAGTGAAGCGAAAGGAGCGTTCAGTATCCATTCTCGGGCGGCAGTTCTGTCTTCTTCGCCTACCTGATACAATTCGTGTCCTTTGATCTGGCTAGCACCCAATTCGCTGATGCATTGCTGCAAAGCCAAAAAGGCATTTTTGTAAGACGGCGCATTCAGATTAGTGGCGCCCAAAACGAACGGCTGG
The sequence above is drawn from the Reichenbachiella sp. genome and encodes:
- a CDS encoding serine hydrolase; the protein is MRQGLLILIVLVGCSGNKSKQATNIVHSEPEIPLLSPTEVGIDTAILNDLTKKIRSQFYPNIHSLLVIKDGSLIYEKYFSGSDQNYGNDIGIVHHTDTTLHDVRSISKSIVSACIGIAIDQKIIKGVDQKIADFFPEIEFNEEKSQWTIEHFLTMTTGLAWNEDVPYNNPENDEIQMTYSENPVTYVLSKLLDDSPGVNFNYNGGATQVLAEIIERSSNTTLDRFVNEHLFLPLGIEKFEWNKYSAYNGADEFAAPSGLRITSRDLLKIGLLYRNKGKWNNEHVLSAEWVNKSFTQKVAFPSDVTEFNDGYGYQFWMWPDIIIGKDIRIVAANGNGDQNIYWDLENDLIVVTTAGNYNKWNIENDTYAIMKNHIYPAIGRIGIN
- a CDS encoding isocitrate lyase family protein, producing the protein MKNETQQIKERTAAMEAYFNEPRFNGIKRLYSPRQVVEQQGTIPTSYTVAQQSAAAFFKRLRELHQEKKQITTFGPYTPGQAVMMKRAGIEGIYLGGWATSAKGSADEDPGADLASYPLSQVPNEAAGIVRALIAADRNQHFQRMKMSEEQRKSTKTFDFRPFIIADADTGHGGDAHVRNLIRRFVEAGVTGYHIEDQKPGTKKCGHQGGKVLVSSDEQIKRINTARLQLDVMGVPGIIVARTDAEAASLLENISDERDQPFVLGATNLNAPSYKNAFLALQQCISELGASQIKGHELYQVGEEDRTAAREWILNAPFASLLTQLKDELISDDASRFEPAYDQISAEFVKFWEADAGVTTFRCAVANHIEECSKEGEEFGMCHQEWLQFAATASLSQARKKADEIGAHVKWDCDLARTPEGYYQAKGGIPFAIAKSLAVAPYADLLWMETKTADLEDARKFAEAIHEVYPDKMLAYNLSPSFNWDTTGMTEEEMSKFPSELGKLGFVFNFITYGGHQIDGLASDEFANSLQTEGMLALARVQRKLRLLDSPYKTPQSHVGGPRLDSALAASSGRTATTKAMGKGSTQFQHLKQTELPTTLLDQWIAEWSEFYKIKDKIQVKLRPHKPGSTVMELSLAVGEDKVANLVFTSVTDRNKRQILSIRDQNMFRENLRQKRLMTLMHLFIINRYQCDTVHYLTPTDDNAKQCEAMLKMELYAAFTDEIGQIIVADIATDQVRAYVNIEGRISRLIHKEQQTQLVDA